From a single Lolium rigidum isolate FL_2022 chromosome 7, APGP_CSIRO_Lrig_0.1, whole genome shotgun sequence genomic region:
- the LOC124671045 gene encoding protein FAR1-RELATED SEQUENCE 5-like, translating to MTFSPKRKETVACVLLWPDSRVAAPAAWRRSVPVSLPRPPPPGATCPRPAGPPPAACRRPPPSRRLAPSRPRPRPRPPPPSRFGRLAPPPPLAADTWHRRRLTWRRRRLSRRRSLASALAPTESLHRLQALVCMMDANDDTEAREEYMMMVNQIFDSEEQGYEHYNRYAKEKGFSVRLDEKEYVAGTQEVKGRRFVCSREGYRLQKYFEATEQKREPRALTRCGCKAMLEIHRLAGTDQWFVKNFVDDHTHPLADPEHVVFMRSHRRMTDAQKADAVEFGIGGLRTCEIYDVMVTQSGGFDKLGFVSRDMYNFFARYKKKRILGMDAEFVLNHMKAQVERDAEFFFKHTTDDDGHLRNLFWADTQSQIDYDAFGDVVVFDSTYRVNRYNLPFVPFIGLNHHRSTVVFGVGIISDETVGSYEWLLHTFLEAMSYKHPISVITDGDSAMRKAIKKVLTTTDHRLCSWHIEQNMIRHLRNPMLDDFRKLVYVRMGSYEFERCWAEFKEKYNTKKQKAWMTRMYKLRKKWAGAYTKGRYFLGMQSNQRSESLNSRLHTHLDRKMTVVDMVEHSEHFMSRTRRNEAELDAKCSQSVPFTRINAHPLEKSASCIYTPQMFKRVRDCIWRSCAWEIEEQTEVDGFVRYLVSLKDGEEGGRRCTLFVDCSFDGSSVQGVICGCRKMECEAIPCAHIFAVLDHLDVETIPRCCVSKRWTMEAKAAFVSVRNANTHVWSAEMSRYRDLRNKANATLFKAAKSTERSQQVMDLLQNILDEPVENAANTEETSFGPIPAHYSASTRATGERVLDPKVIVPKGAPSKKRMKPVHEKVWESRKRNRRARKCSECGSLNHDIRKCPDLGRD from the exons ATGACC TTTAgcccaaaaagaaaagaaacggtCGCGTGCGTCCTGCTGTGGCCTGACTCGCGtgtcgccgcccccgccgcctggCGCCGCTCCGTCCCCGTCTCGCTGCCCCGGCCCCCGCCGCCTGGCGCCACGTGCCCCCGTCCCGCCGGCCCGCCCCCCGCCGCCTGTCGCCGCCCACCCCCGTCCCGCCGCCTGGCGCCGTCCCGCCCCCGTCCCCGCCCCCGACCCCCGCCGCCATCTCGCTTCGGACGCCtggcaccgccgccgcctctcgcggCCGACACCTGGCACCGCCGACGCCTCACctggcgccgtcgccgcctctcGCGACGCCGCAGCCTCGCGTCGGCCCTTGCCCCCACTGAATCGCTGCACCGTCTCCAGGCCCTG GTGTGTATGATGGATGCTAATGACGATACAGAGGCAAGAGAAGAATATATGATGATGGTCAATCAGATATTTGATAGCGAAGAACAAGGTTACGAGCACTACAACCGATATGCGAAAGAGAAAGGGTTCAGTGTCAGATTGGATGAGAAAGAGTATGTGGCTGGGACCCAAGAAGTTAAAGGAAGGCGTTTTGTCTGTTCTAGAGAAGGGTACCGTTTGCAGAAGTACTTTGAAGCAACTGAGCAAAAGAGGGAGCCTCGAGCGCTGACTCGTTGTGGATGTAAAGCTATGCTTGAGATTCACCGTTTAGCTGGTACGGATCAGTGGTTTGTCAAGAATTTTGTTGATGATCATACTCATCCACTAGCTGACCCAGAACATGTTGTTTTTATGCGGTCTCATCGTCGGATGACCGACGCCCAAAAAGCTGATGCGGTTGAATTTGGAATAGGTGGCCTTCGTACGTGCGAAATATATGACGTGATGGTGACTCAGAGCGGTGGTTTtgacaagttgggatttgtttccagAGACATGTACAATTTCTTCGCCAGGTACAAGAAGAAAAGAATTTTAGGCATGGATGCTGAATTTGTGTTGAACCACATGAAAGCGCAGGTCGAACGAGATGCTGAGTTTTTCTTCAAACACACTACGGATGACGACGGACATCTTAGAAATTTATTCTGGGCAGATACACAATCTCAAATAGATTATGATGCATTTGGTGATGTGGTTGTTTTTGACAGCACATATCGGGTGAACCGGTACAATCTACCTTTTGTTCCATTTATCGGTTTGAATCATCATCGAAGTACAGTTGTTTTTGGGGTTGGTATTATTTCAGATGAGACTGTGGGGTCATATGAGTGGCTACTTCATACCTTCCTGGAGGCGATGAGCTATAAACACCCAATATCTGTGATCACTGATGGAGACTCCGCTATGAGGAAAGCAATTAAGAAAGTTTTGACGACGACAGACCATCGGCTATGCAGCTGGCATATTGAGCAGAACATGATACGTCACCTGCGTAATCCCATGCTTGATGACTTCAGAAAACTCGTGTACGTGCGAATGGGGAGTTATGAATTTGAGAGATGTTGGGCTGAGTTTAAGGAGAAATATAATACGAAGAAACAGAAAGCATGGATGACCAGAATGTACAAACTTAGGAAGAAGTGGGCAGGGGCTTATACTAAGGGAAGGTATTTCTTGGGCATGCAAAGCAACCAGCGTAGTGAGAGTCTGAACTCTAGGCTCCATACTCATCTAGACCGGAAAATGACGGTTGTTGATATGGTTGAGCATAGTGAGCACTTTATGTCACGCACTCGAAGGAACGAGGCTGAGCTGGACGCGAAGTGTTCACAATCAGTTCCTTTTACTAGAATAAATGCTCACCCTTTAGAGAAGAGTGCTTCATGTATTTATACACCACAGATGTTCAAGAGGGTAAGAGATTGTATATGGCGATCATGTGCATGGGAGATTGAAGAGCAGACAGAAGTAGATGGATTTGTCCGGTATTTAGTATCCTTAAAAGATGGAGAAGAAGGGGGGAGAAGATGTACGCTCTTTGTAGATTGTTCTTTCGATGGTTCTTCGGTACAAGGTGTCATTTGTGGTTGCCGCAAGATGGAGTGCGAAGCAATTCCATGTGCACACATATTTGCTGTTCTGGATCATCTAGATGTAGAAACCATTCCTAGATGCTGTGTTAGTAAGAGGTGGACAATGGAAGCCAAGGCTGCATTTGTGTCGGTGAGAAATGCCAATACGCATGTGTGGTCAGCAGAGATGAGTCGTTACCGGGATCTTCGAAACAAGGCTAATGCTACACTATTCAAAGCTGCAAAGAGCACAGAGCGTTCACAGCAGGTTATGGATTTGCTACAAAATATTCTGGATGAGCCCGTTGAGAATGCAGCGAACACCGAGGAGACATCATTTGGCCCTATACCGGCCCACTATTCTGCTTCTACACGTGCCACTGGGGAGAGAGTACTTGATCCAAAAGTAATTGTTCCGAaaggtgctccatctaagaagagAATGAAGCCAGTTCATGAGAAAGTATGGGAGTCCAGAAAGCGCAACAGGAGAGCTAGGAAATGCAGTGAATGTGGCAGTCTGAACCATGACATTCGGAAATGTCCTGATCTCGG GAGAGATTGA